In bacterium YEK0313, one genomic interval encodes:
- a CDS encoding Cupin domain protein has translation MAAVIHRSDLSAGTSRTARFDGGAHGSQVSFFLVDNEPGQGPGLHVHPYTETWVVEAGEAEFTVGTERLRAGPGDILVGPAGVPHKFVNVGTGRLKLVCVHACDRIIQEFLDEGRTAA, from the coding sequence ATGGCAGCCGTCATCCATCGTTCCGACCTGTCCGCCGGCACCAGCCGCACCGCCCGTTTCGACGGCGGCGCGCACGGTTCCCAGGTGTCGTTCTTCCTCGTCGACAACGAGCCCGGCCAGGGCCCCGGCCTGCACGTCCATCCCTATACGGAGACCTGGGTGGTCGAGGCGGGCGAAGCCGAATTCACCGTCGGCACCGAGCGCCTGCGCGCCGGCCCCGGCGACATCCTGGTCGGGCCGGCGGGTGTGCCGCACAAATTTGTCAATGTCGGCACGGGCCGGCTGAAGCTCGTCTGCGTCCACGCCTGCGACCGCATCATCCAGGAATTCCTCGACGAGGGACGGACCGCCGCCTGA
- a CDS encoding putative HTH-type transcriptional regulator/GBAA_1941/BAS1801 yields MAADHVERLRGQWRRELPDLDTEPMTVLGRAYRLSNLVRPSIEAVFAGFDIDRGEFDVLSTLRRAGPPFKLTPTELYRSLMITSGGLSHRLVRLERSGLVRREKSAEDGRSLLVALTEKGRERVEQAVRADMANEQRFLEGLSPAKRAALADLLRELLTQVEAAAEAGSEAPAIADPPPPRAARRPSSR; encoded by the coding sequence ATGGCGGCGGATCACGTCGAACGATTGCGCGGCCAGTGGCGGCGGGAACTGCCCGATCTCGACACCGAGCCGATGACCGTTCTCGGCCGTGCCTACCGGCTGTCCAATCTGGTCCGGCCGAGCATCGAGGCGGTCTTTGCCGGTTTCGACATCGACCGGGGCGAGTTCGACGTCCTGAGCACGCTGCGCCGCGCCGGGCCGCCGTTCAAGCTCACGCCGACCGAGCTCTACCGGTCGCTGATGATCACGTCGGGCGGCCTCAGCCACCGGCTCGTGCGGCTGGAGCGGTCCGGCCTGGTGCGGCGCGAGAAGTCGGCGGAGGACGGCCGCAGCCTGCTGGTCGCGCTGACCGAGAAGGGGCGGGAGCGTGTCGAACAGGCGGTCCGGGCCGACATGGCCAATGAGCAGCGCTTCCTGGAGGGGCTGAGCCCGGCCAAACGGGCCGCCCTGGCCGATCTCCTGCGCGAGCTGCTGACCCAGGTCGAGGCGGCCGCCGAGGCTGGAAGCGAGGCGCCGGCTATTGCGGATCCGCCGCCGCCGCGAGCCGCTCGGCGGCCATCGTCTCGGTGA